The region caccctgggtatcttggcctacagcacaaagcaagcCCCGCCTCAaccccaactccagtccaaacaaccatgtgcacatatacatacaatcatatagcaattcacagtcaacaagcagatcaaacagatcacataacatatcatcatcctaaccaggataccgacctaataggtcactagcatagcatctccctatctctcaagataccgatctcaatcaggtctctaacatataccatcctagctctcaggatgcaaacatatcaagcagTAActtaacaacaactacccggatctcaatccgataagggtcggccttggtgccttagaccctgttgatatagtgagaataactcacctcgaaactgtcggctgaaaggataagatcccgctgctccaaactccgacacgaactcctctactgaacaccaaaacactcaactcaataaatacccttaattaccaaaatacccccggaagacaattggtcaacccttggacaaggtcaaagtcaacccctgactgactctactcgccgagtcaacccgatgactcgccgagtccccaagctcaggacttccctcaatccgcgacctaactcaccgagttacctcgagactcgccgagtccaacaactctgagtccacccgcacacaactcaccgagtcatcccttgactcaccgattctcaactcgaccagaaaatattgggactcttcgacaagactcgccgagtccaagaacagactcgccgagtctaaggctatcttcaacctactcgctgagttgttcatacaactcgccgagttccaggccatcttcatccaactcgccgagttgttcttccaactcgtcgagttccagctcatcttcaagtaactcgtcgagtccacccatgtgactcgccgagtaccaccggtctgaatccatacagaagcactccaggccatgcaattgatccaaaacatagatctagcctcctacaacccatccatcacgtaaagtggcaaactttacgtgaatccaaagagatctaggcctttaacactttagggctagggtttgggacatgatagcttcactacacactcaaacacagggactttcaggcattccaacccttctccattccagatctgaggtagcaacctcagatctaacctctaaactccaaaacaccaaaagataagctccccacaaaccccataatgatgaatccataagaataacagcccaaggacgagatattacctcaaaagaacgccccaactgcaacggaactcgaatccaagcaaagccccttgctccaagcctcctacccttcaagatttcctcaacaactgCTTCTCCAAGCTTCGCAATGCAATAtaatcactcacacacgaaggctatgggtttctggacttgaggatgagtaaagaggctgggggaatgaatgttatgttctttatatagggatcaaccacgagaattagggttttctccactcagcgcctactcgccgagtccaccttactgactcactgagtcggctacttaacacgcgaccaagtcgcgactctactcgtcgagtccacccatggactcgccgagttccccttccaattttactcttttagcccttcaactatactctttgctattctgggatgttacaaaaaggaAATGAAAGGATGAGAGTGCAATGCACGTGATCAGTGTTAGTCCCAAAACTATAGATCCAAATCAATGATCAATTATGGCAAACAATCAAACatagtgtagaaggagtagaagaagaattaatctAAGCCTGCACACATCTTTTACgaataaatgtcaggtacaccttgggaaaacacacacatacgtcactgaCGTCTCTCTACAACTAACACAGACACACTAtatttataggaccaccagcctcacacgtgtgtacagccacatacatgtgtacagccgcacacgtgTGTATGGCTGGCCACACACagtgtgtgcagccgcacacacgtgtatggccacacacagagtgtgcagtcgcacacgcgtgtatggccgcacacacttgctaacatactacaaccaacatagcaaaccccaagaccctaccaagacctatacaatATGAAttcctagctcaaaccacaaaattgtGACCtgacaatctcccccttggtttgagctaGCATAGACTCAGTCCTTCTAATCAGTATCACCAAGGTGTGTATGTATCGTTTCCTGAATTGCAGAAGATCCTTAGCATCAAACAAGACGAATAGCGCAATCGCTATCTTGAAACTTGATCACTGCAGTGACGCAAGGCTCTTCGACAGTGGTGTTGAACTTGTCACCAAATTCTGCAATAAGTTTTTTCTTCAAGTCAGAGTAGCCTGCTGATACGTCACCAAGATTAAGCTGGAGATCGGAGATCTGTTTAGACTTCTGAAAGTTTTCTTCTTCAAGCTCGGAAACTCAAATATCGAGGTTTCCGATCAGAACGTCTTCCTCGATGATCTTCTGTTTAAGAGTAGTGATCTCCTCCTTGAGCTCTAAGATAGATGGGcctgctccccctgaacttcctTCACCTATTGATATTCATTTGCCACGAGGTAAAGGATCTAAATCTTGTTAAGCAAGAAACCTGGCAAGCCTCAAAGTGGCAACATCATGCACAGGTTGTGGAGGAGAAGAACCCCCAGGAACAGAAGAACTCCCGACTTCAAGCGAAGATCTAACATTACTTGATCCTTTTAGGGCCGATTGAGTTGGTGTAGCAGCTATGGAGGGTTGTTGGACTGGTGGTTCTTGATCTTGAATAAACACTCCATGCCTTGGATCGAGTCGACTTCTTTTTACAAAAGGCAGGGAGATTTGTATCGGTGTCGAATCACTTGTGGATGGCACAGATGTACGAATAGCAGAATtaaggggaggaatccttgaagttGTATCCATATCGGTTGAAAGGTGTCGGCCATCTGATCAAAAGTTGGAGACGTCACTTTGAGAACACCACTAACTCCTTTTGTCAATGATCAAGCAACAAACAATCGCAATAGAATATGAAGATGAAAAGAAATcgagcttgcacacgtttatatcaGAAAAATGTCTGGTACAACTTGATGGAACACTCTGTAATCACTATTGCATCAAGGTCTACACAACTTAACCTTATATCATTATCCGTAGTCTATAAGTTGATCTGTGAGACACTCAACAAGCTATACTTTAACTCAGGAGCATAGATGACGTTCTCAAAACTCAGCACTCCATCTACAACTATTCCTTTTTTAGTGATCTTCCCTCCATCTCCTCCTGTGAAGGAAACATAGCCCCCATTAAATTCTGAATGACATGCAGTTGGGATATGTCTCCTGtcaatgtgcctggaacaaccgctatcgacgtaccaaggtttgacgacattcctccgcagcTGTTGCTGCACAATGAGCGGaattatttagatttggggacccaggtcattacaagcctgggtcccaaccgcacactcaaccgtacactccaaccgcacactcaaccgcacaccttcaaactccaaccgcacaccttcaaagttcCAACCACACACGTTCAAAGTCTCAACCGCACAACTTCAAAGTTCCAGCCGTACACCCAAAAATACTCAAAAGCCACAACTATCTTCAACCGCACACTCTTATGATTCTTCAAATTGACActgaattggctctgataccaattgttagtcccaaaactatagatccaaatcagtgatcaattAAGGCAAACAATCAAACATAATGTAGAAGGAGTAaaagaagaattaatccaagcatgcacacatttatTACGAATAAATGTAaggtacaccttgggaaaacacacacatatgtcACTGACGTCTCTCTACAACTGACACAGACACGCTATATTTATAGGACCACTGATATTTGCATAATTAGTCATATGTTTAGCATGCATTTTTAGCTAATTATGTgcataatatggacaaaaggtacttaataatgcttaaattatgttttcagtccaaaaatgcaTGCTTGGAAGTAAAAGGAACAAGGAtaagcaattagagaccaaagattgaagaaagaaggaataacacactcctactcggcgagtagacgagcttactcggcgagtacccaagAAGATTCCCGAAGATAAGTTAAGACTCCTGGTCAAACACAGATTCCATgcttctactcggtgagttgggtgatctactcgccgagtagcccctaTTTGGTGATAACTATAAATACCAAGCCTTTATCCAAATTGGGGACTTTTCTGGCTTTTTGGAAGGTGCATCTGCGATTGAAGAACCCTTTGAGGAGCTGAGAAACCCTAGTTTTCAATCCATTGAAGAATCAAGCCAATTTAGGTGATACATTCCACTTAATCTTAGAGATTAATCATGTTTAGCTTAGTTGaacttgtttttgtgtttgtttttactgcaactatgGACTAAAttcatttttgtttctgtttggggaagaacaagtaactcctatggtttaattattactttttgattgattgtttattggtgatatattaaattaagtttgttaaagaaccttatgcattaaccacaactattttctgttaattggaagacaattaagctgcatgaacatctcttagttgttaacctcatatgtttttatgaacactttatcatatgcttaggaataatgaatatgaaactaggattaacaagagaatgggtaaattaatgtgtgagcttgtttgagaaaccaacaaacaataggttaattgaaacaccaatttgattaactaattacaaatcttatttaatccaaataattgaactagggaattaattagtttaaacacttgatcactgcttgaattaattgattgtctaagggttagtagtaatgaacatgaacctaaccactatagttggtaaccaatagcaattaatctgtcataaattcaaaataaccataggagtgaattggttgaacctaaacagaaacatctttatcaaatttggtgaattagttacttgttttagttatttagttaattaagtgcttaagtggtgtgtttaagtttcgagtcttgtaaaactagagaaaaacccttttacttttattacttgcttaattaaaattagtaattaattaaaaaatccgttccctgagttcgacaccctacttatccaactataccactaaaagacaggttcactgcctttgtgtgctaaatttattaattcaaagtaggaataaaaccagtgcattttacacgcatcaagtttttggcgccgttgccggggaacgattCCCAAATTAAATCTAATACCTaattttatcgatcctttgtgtgagttttcTTGCACAAAGTTATATTTTTCAGTAATACAGTAAGTAGGTTAGTTTTTGGAGTCTATTAGTTTAGTTTAGAAGTCTTTTGATTAGTTTTTTTTAGTTCTAAActgtctactcgccgagtgcattcgcacctactcggcgagtagatcgctgttttccaaaatctttttagtttcgttctattttatttttgttctttttacgcgctTTTTCCTATTTGTTTGctgttgtttcatgacccgaggatctaaTACACCTCTGGTCCCACCTCTCGAAGACCCGGAATCTGCACTAAGGAGGAACAAAGGAAAATCCGTTGGAGAATCCGTTTCTTCAAAGAATTCACCACTAAAGAACCTCAAGtttgttttcagcaagaagaagagcaacaaatcaggagcatccaacgCCTGTTTAGTGATCGAAGACCCAGTTAAGGAAGACattgagtacgagaccgaggaagaagaagaacctacATACAAGCACGAATCCGATTTCGAGGACGATTTACCTATCACTATGGAtaatatcgatgaagtccccatgggggaatggaagaagaggatgcgagaTGACACTGGCCTGGGACTTGTGCAGCCCGCAATTCCTGCAACTGCTACTTTTGAGCTTAAGGGTCATATCCTAGCTTTACTTAAAGAGATCCCTTTCACTGGAAAGGatcacgaagacgcctacagGCACTTGGATGAAGTTaatgatgtagctgattacttCAATGTTCCCAACGTGCCCTGGGAAACTCAGCTACTTCACATGCTTCCTGTTACTTTGAAAGGTGCTGCTAAGGATTGTCTCAAGTCACTACCACCCGGAACGATCACTACATTGGCTCAgctgaaagaagagttcattgatCAATTCTGTCCACCATCCAAGATATCCAAACTCAAGAAAGCCATAGCCAATTTcgaacaacaagctggagagtcaCTATATGAAGCTTGGGAGAGGTGCAAGAGCTTCATAAGAAATTGCCCACATCACGACCTCAATAGCCAGCAAGAAGTCTCCATCTTGTATGATGGAGTGAATGTTACAACAAGGCAACTACTTGAATCACAAGGTCCACTCACAAAGAAGGCGCCTCCAGTGATAAAAcaactaattgaagaattctctaagcattctagagaatatcATAATCCAAGAAATGATGTGACACGGGGATCCGCCTATGCAGCTTCAGAAGACTTGTCAGCAGTTATGGCTATGCTGAAAAACATGGATAGGAGGATGCACAAGATGCACCAAACAATACATGCTATACGGGTGGGTTGTGAAAACTACAATGGGCCTCATCTTACTAGAGACTGTGATTTAGATGAAAATGGCAACAACAAGGTGCGAGTATGTTACTCAAGTGGAGACCGATATGATGAAGATTGGTGAAAACCAAAGAAAGAGTGGCTcccttatgaagagtacaagaaggACGAGGAGGAGAAGTTCAAGCAAAAAAGAAGAGGTttttaccaaaaggaggagccggtacaagaaagaaaaccaagtttggaagAGATGTTTCCCCAATTTGTAGCTGCTTCCAAAAAGAGACATAGTGATCATGATGCTGCAATTCAAGAAACAAGAACCATGCTTAGAAACCAGCAAGCATCTATCCACAATATAGAAACACAGCTtgggcaacttgctcaacaaatAAACCAAAGATCATCGGGAACACTTCCTAGCAAAACCGAAAACAACCCACGAGGCGCGCACATAAACATAGTcacaacaagaagtgggaagataatCACTCCTCTGGCCCCTATTCAGAATGAAGCACCAACTGAAATGcagaaagaagatgaagaaactCAAGACAAAAGTCAAAACCTTCAATCTgcagagcctactcgccgagtccagaatatggactcgacgagtccaatgccAAATCCGAAAAATCATATTCCTGAAAAGCCCTTTCAGCCTCCAATGCCATATCCAGCCCGAGCTAAGAGAGAAAAACAGGAAGAAGAGTACCAGAAGTTTCTTGATCACATAAAGgctcttcaaatcaacataccCTTCATTGAAGCTGTCGCACAAATGCCAAAATACGCgaaattccttaaggaacttcTTACAAATAGAAGGAAGATGGAGGAAGTGAAAAAGGTGGTACTTAATGAGAATTCCTCAGCTGCCATGCACAACAAACTACCGAAGAAGAAGGGTGACCCGGGAAGCTTGACTTTACCATGCAAATTTGGCAACTTGGCTACCACTCATGCCTTGGCTGATTCAGGAGCAAGTGTGAATTTAATGCGTTATTCATTCTTCAAGAAGCTGGATCTCCCGGAACCAAGACGAATTCGAATGGCGATTCACTTAGCAAACAAGACAGTCACTTTTCCAAGAGGAATATGTGAAGACTTATTGGTCAAGGTAGACAAGTTTGTATTTCCTGCTGATTTCATAATTCTAGACATGGAGGCTGATCCTCAAGTCccaatcatccttggaagaccCTTCCTCAACACGGAAAGTGCTATAGTGGACATGAGAGATTCGAAGCTCACTTTGCGGGTAGGAGATGATTCGGTTACTTTTGGGGTGGATCAAGCTATGAAGCATGCAAGGAATAGTGATGACATGGCATTCTCAATTGACATGCTTGATGAATTGATGGAAGAAGGTGAAGATGAGGATTCTAGCAAGACCACCATTTTTTATGAAGAATTTGATGCTGAAAAAGACTTAATGGAGATCAATAGGTTGCTGGAAGAAGCTGAGTATAAAGAACTATTGAAGCAATCTGAaatatctactcggcgagtagggccgatctactcgctgagtccaagcgAAGTAAAAGCAGAATTCGTGAATTCAGCtgtaaactcgtcgagtaccttaCCTGCACTTGGCGAGTCCATCATGCAGATTGAAAAATCAGAGCTAAAAACGTTACCAGATCACCTAGAGTATGTTTTCCTTGAAGATGGTCATCAAAAGCCAGTAAAATACCTCTGACCTCTCTGAATCTGAAAAGGAAGAGCTAGTACAAGTTTTGAAAAAGCGAAAACGGGCCATTGCATGGAGCATCACCGACATCAAGGGGATAAGCCCCTCTTATTGTTCTTACAAGATTAACCTGGAAGAAGGAGCAAAGCCGGTTGTGTAGCACCAAAGAAGACTAAACCCAAATATGCAAGAGATGGTCAAGAAAGAAGTGGTCAAGCTTTTAGATGCAGGAATCATATATTCCATTTCCGATAGTCTgtgggtgagtccggtccaagtggtgcccaagaaaggagggatgacggTCATAACCAACGAGAAGAATGAGTTTATTCCGacacgaacggtaaccggttggagagtgcatcgattatcgcaagttaaacgatgccactcgtaaagaccattttcccttaccttttattgatcaaatgctagAAAGATTATTGGGCCATAGTTATTATTGCTTTTTGGACGGATTTTCGGGTTAtttccaaatacccatagacccaatggacaAAGAAAAGACCACATTTACTTGCCCGAGTGGGACTTTTGCTTATCGACGCATGCCctttgggttatgcaatgcacccgcAACATTTCAAAGGTGCATGACAGCCATATTCCACAatatggtggaaaaattcatggaagtctttatggatgatttttctgtttttggATCTTCCTTCCATGATTGTCTCACAAATCTTGACCTAATGCTTCCTAGGTGTGAAAAGACCGACTTAGTCCTTAATTGGgaaaaatgtcactttatggtcaAGGAGGTTATAGTTTTCGGCCACAAAGTTTCCGAATTGGGAATTGATGTGGATAGGGCAAAGATTGACACCATTGccaaattacccccaccaactaatgtgaaTGGCATAAGAAGTTTTGTAGGACACACGGGTTTTTACCGgcgttttataaaagatttttctaaaataactagacctctaacacaATTACTTTTAAAGGATGCaccatttaattttactaaagagtttttagaggcatttgaatttttaaaagaaaaattgacTAATGCCCCGATCATTGTTGCCCCAAATTAGGATTTACCTTTTGAGATAATGTATGATGCTAGTGATTTTACACTAGGAGTTGTCCTTAgtcaaagggttgataagcactttcgaCCCATATATTATGCTAGCAAAACTCTAAATCCGGCCCAAGATAATTACACAACCACTGAAAAAGAATTATTAGTTGTGGTGTATGCCTTTGATAAATTTTTCCCTTATTTGGTTTTATCCAAAACaactgtttttactgaccactctgctatcaagtatttgtttgcCAAACAAAATTCCAAGCCAAGATTGATATGATGGGTTCTACTTCTTCAAGAGTTTGATATCGAGATACGTGACaagaaaggaatggagaatgtagcAGCCGACCATTTATCGAGGCTAGAAAACCCGCAACTGCAAGAAGACAAAGTTGGAGATGACTTCCCGGACGAGTACATTATGGTGACCGCGGGAAAAGAGCCATGGTTCGCAGATATAGCTAATTACTTAGCTACCAAATACATCCTAAAAGATTTTAGCagtcaacaaaagaagaaattcttttctgAATTAAAGTATTACTTTTGGGATGAGCCATACCTCTTCCGGAGCTGTGCGGATGGGATCATACGAAGATGCGTGTTCGGGAAGGAAAGTCGCCAGATTTTGGAGCATTGTCATAGTGGGCCCACTggtggacatcatggagcacattATACTGCtaagaagatctttgacattgggcTTTATTGGCCCACGATTTTTAAAGATGCAGCccaatttgtcaaagaatgtgatgcaTGTCAAAGAGCGGGGAACATTTCATCCcgaaatgaaatgccacaacatagtatTCAAGTGTGCGAAGTATTTGATGTGTGGGGTATCGatttcatgggaccatttcccatgtccaaGGGCAACAAGTACATTTTAGTGGCGGTAGATTATGTATCCAAGTGGGAGGAGGCACAAGCTTTGCCAACTAATGATGGTCGGGTGGTGGTGCGGTTTTTGAAGACACTATTTTCAAGATTTGGGGTCCCAAAAGCTCTTATTAGTGACCGAGGCACTCATTTTGCCAATGATCAACTAGAGAAGGTGCTATGGAAATATGGGGTAACCCATAAATTTTCTAcatcctaccatccacaaactagtggACAAACCGAAGTGACCAATAGAGCTTTAAAGAGAATCTTGGAGCGATCGGTGGGAAGCAATCGGAAAGAATGGCCGGACAAGCTAGATGATGCACTATGGGCCTTCCGAacagctttcaaaacacctattggtactacaccatataggctAGTTTATGGAAGGCAATGCCATTTACCGGTGGAGATCGAGCATAAAGCTTTTTGGGCTTTAAAATTGTTCAACTTCAACATGGTGGAGCTCAAGAACAACCGGCtaatgcaaatgaatgctcttgagGAACTAAGGAATGATGACTACACTAGATCTCTAATTTATAAAGAGAAGACAAAGAGTTGGCATGATAAGAGGATCAAGGACAATAAAGAGTTTCATGAAGGGAAAAAGGTGTTGCTTTTTAATTCAAGACTCAAACTTTTCTCGGGTAAACTCAAGTCAAGATGGATGGTCCTTTTATAGTGAAGAAGGTGTTTCCACATGGTGTTATAGAGTTATTTGCATTATAAAGAGAAGACAAAGAGTTATTTGCATTATAAAATTGTGCAACTTCAACATGCGGAGCTCAAGAACAACCGGCtaatgcaaatgaatgctcttgagGAACTAAGGAATGATGACTACACTAGCTCTCTAATTTATAAAGAGAAGACAAAGAGTTGGCACGATAAGAGGATCAAGGACAATAAAGAGTTTCATGAAGGGAAAAAGGTGTTGCTTTTTAATTCAAGACTCAAACTTTTCTCGGGTAAACTCAAGTCaagatgcatggtccttttataGTGAAGAAGGTGTTTCCACATGGTGCTATAGAGTTAT is a window of Lactuca sativa cultivar Salinas chromosome 1, Lsat_Salinas_v11, whole genome shotgun sequence DNA encoding:
- the LOC111886940 gene encoding uncharacterized protein LOC111886940, whose translation is MFPQFVAASKKRHSDHDAAIQETRTMLRNQQASIHNIETQLGQLAQQINQRSSGTLPSKTENNPRGAHINIVTTRSGKIITPLAPIQNEAPTEMQKEDEETQDKSQNLQSAEPTRRVQNMDSTSPMPNPKNHIPEKPFQPPMPYPARAKREKQEEEYQKFLDHIKALQINIPFIEAVAQMPKYAKFLKELLTNRRKMEEVKKVVLNENSSAAMHNKLPKKKGDPGSLTLPCKFGNLATTHALADSGASVNLMRYSFFKKLDLPEPRRIRMAIHLANKTVTFPRGICEDLLVKVDKFVFPADFIILDMEADPQVPIILGRPFLNTESAIVDMRDSKLTLRVGDDSVTFGVDQAMKHARNSDDMAFSIDMLDELMEEGEDEDSSKTTIFYEEFDAEKDLMEINRLLEEAEYKELLKQSEISTRRVGPIYSLSPSEVKAEFVNSAVNSSSTLPALGESIMQIEKSELKTLPDHLEYVFLEDGHQKPVKYL